One Curtobacterium sp. MCLR17_007 DNA window includes the following coding sequences:
- a CDS encoding FdhF/YdeP family oxidoreductase — MTEQPPVDDVTDADMTVGEPKEWAAGVPGVLHSMDPAIKQLGVARTLKLMTSLNQKGGFDCMSCAWPDPDHRKVAEFCENGAKAVTWEANPVLVPRTFWSEHSITDLLDKTEYWLGMQGRLTEPVWKPAGKDHYEPVSWQRAFEIIGAKLNGLASPDEASFYTSGRTSNEAAFVYQLFVRAFGTNNLPDCSNMCHESTSLAMAETVGIGKSTIAYDDFEETELIIVMGQNPGTNHPRMLTALEDAKQGGAEIVAVNPLPEAGLRRYKNPQKVRGIVGHGTQIADQFLQIRLGGDMALLQAISKRVIQAEQAAPGTVVDHAFIAEHTSGYEDFVEHALRVDDDEVVRATGLTIAEIDEVAARYLKSKRTIITWAMGITQHTKAVDTIKEIINLLLLRGNIGRPGAGASPIRGHSNVQGDRTMGIWEQMPDTFLDALAKEFHFEPPREHGVDALKGITAMQRGEVKFWMGMGGNLVAAISDTQLAEAAFRGTEMTVQVSTKLNRSHAVVGDEALILPTMGRTEIDVQASGPQFVSVEDTVCSVHGSHGQVPPVAPGLLSEVAIVCELARATLGDRVPIDWSAMQADYGVIRDHISRVVPGFDDYSRRAGSKEGFVLPNGPRDSRTFETATGKAMITVNELEHVERPEGTLLLQTLRSHDQYNTTIYSLNDRYRGIKKGRHVVFVNPLDLADLGLTDGQLVDVTTVWHDDVERVLHGWRVVEYPSARGCAAAYFPEANVLVPLDSAAKGSNTPVSKAVPVTLMPTRVPATVG, encoded by the coding sequence ATGACCGAGCAGCCCCCCGTCGACGACGTGACCGATGCCGACATGACCGTCGGCGAGCCGAAGGAGTGGGCAGCCGGCGTGCCGGGGGTCCTGCACTCGATGGACCCCGCGATCAAGCAGCTCGGCGTGGCCCGGACCCTCAAGCTCATGACCTCCCTGAACCAGAAGGGCGGCTTCGACTGCATGAGCTGCGCCTGGCCGGACCCCGACCACCGCAAGGTCGCGGAGTTCTGCGAGAACGGCGCGAAGGCCGTCACGTGGGAGGCCAACCCGGTGCTCGTGCCGCGGACCTTCTGGTCGGAGCACTCGATCACCGACCTGCTCGACAAGACCGAGTACTGGCTCGGCATGCAGGGCCGTCTGACCGAACCGGTGTGGAAGCCCGCCGGCAAGGACCACTACGAGCCCGTCAGCTGGCAGCGTGCGTTCGAGATCATCGGCGCGAAGCTGAACGGCCTGGCCAGCCCCGACGAGGCGTCGTTCTACACCTCGGGCCGCACCTCGAACGAGGCCGCCTTCGTCTACCAGCTGTTCGTCCGGGCCTTCGGCACCAACAACCTGCCGGACTGCTCGAACATGTGCCACGAGTCCACCAGCCTGGCGATGGCCGAGACCGTCGGGATCGGCAAGTCCACGATCGCCTACGACGACTTCGAGGAGACCGAGCTCATCATCGTGATGGGCCAGAACCCGGGCACGAACCACCCGCGCATGCTCACCGCCCTCGAGGACGCCAAGCAGGGCGGCGCCGAGATCGTCGCCGTGAACCCGCTGCCTGAGGCCGGTCTGCGGCGCTACAAGAACCCGCAGAAGGTCCGCGGCATCGTCGGCCACGGCACCCAGATCGCCGACCAGTTCCTGCAGATCCGACTCGGCGGCGACATGGCCCTGCTGCAGGCGATCTCGAAGCGCGTGATCCAGGCGGAGCAGGCCGCCCCGGGCACCGTCGTCGACCACGCCTTCATCGCCGAGCACACGAGCGGCTACGAGGACTTCGTCGAGCACGCCCTGCGGGTCGACGACGACGAGGTGGTCCGCGCGACCGGCCTGACGATCGCGGAGATCGACGAGGTCGCCGCCCGCTACCTGAAGTCGAAGCGGACGATCATCACCTGGGCGATGGGCATCACGCAGCACACCAAGGCCGTCGACACCATCAAGGAGATCATCAACCTGCTGCTGCTGCGCGGGAACATCGGCCGTCCCGGCGCCGGTGCCTCGCCGATCCGCGGGCACAGCAACGTGCAGGGCGACCGCACGATGGGCATCTGGGAGCAGATGCCGGACACGTTCCTCGACGCCCTGGCCAAGGAGTTCCACTTCGAACCCCCGCGCGAGCACGGCGTCGACGCGCTCAAGGGCATCACGGCGATGCAGCGCGGCGAGGTCAAGTTCTGGATGGGCATGGGCGGCAACCTCGTCGCCGCCATCTCGGACACGCAGCTCGCCGAGGCGGCGTTCCGCGGCACCGAGATGACCGTCCAGGTGTCGACCAAACTCAACCGGTCGCACGCGGTCGTCGGTGACGAGGCCCTGATCCTGCCGACCATGGGCCGCACCGAGATCGACGTCCAGGCGTCCGGCCCGCAGTTCGTCTCGGTCGAGGACACCGTCTGCTCCGTGCACGGCAGCCACGGCCAGGTCCCGCCGGTCGCACCAGGGCTGCTCTCCGAGGTCGCGATCGTCTGCGAACTCGCCCGCGCGACCCTCGGTGACCGCGTGCCGATCGACTGGTCGGCGATGCAGGCCGACTACGGCGTCATCCGCGACCACATCAGCCGCGTCGTCCCCGGTTTCGACGACTACTCGCGACGCGCAGGCAGCAAGGAGGGCTTCGTCCTGCCGAACGGCCCGCGCGACTCGCGCACGTTCGAGACCGCGACCGGCAAGGCGATGATCACGGTCAACGAGCTCGAGCACGTCGAGCGACCCGAGGGCACGCTGCTGCTGCAGACGCTGCGCTCGCACGACCAGTACAACACCACCATCTACAGCCTGAACGACCGGTACCGCGGCATCAAGAAGGGCCGGCACGTCGTGTTCGTCAACCCGCTCGACCTGGCTGACCTGGGCCTGACGGACGGGCAGCTCGTCGACGTCACGACGGTGTGGCACGACGACGTCGAGCGGGTGCTGCACGGCTGGCGCGTCGTCGAGTACCCGAGTGCGCGCGGCTGCGCGGCCGCGTACTTCCCCGAGGCGAACGTGCTCGTCCCCCTGGACAGCGCCGCGAAGGGCAGCAACACGCCCGTGTCCAAGGCGGTCCCCGTCACCCTGATGCCGACGCGCGTGCCGGCCACCGTCGGGTAG